The sequence TGAACCCTGGGCCTCATACATTTtaggccaacaagatggctcagtatcGGGGTTAAAGAGGCAACTCAATgagtaagagcactgactgctcttccagaggacctaggttcaatccccaggacccacacggtgactcacaaccatctgtaactccagtttcaagggatctgatgtcctttaaCAGCTTCCTTGGGCCCCAGGCATGTACATGAcacacagccatacatgcaggcaaaacactcctacacataagagaataatattaataaatgtccaataattttctttaaagagccaggtatgatggtgcatacctttaatctcagcactcaggaggcaaaggcagataaatctctgagttcaaggccagcctggtctacagagtgagttccagggaagccaaAGAAATCATGTATTAAAAAACctcaaaaccccaaaaacaaatttgaaaaagaagacagagtcagtaggtaagggtgcttgtcaccaaggctAGTGAGGACTTTGATCCTCGGGATACACATGGTGGGAGAGAGAACCTGCTTCCTCAAgttgtccctgacctccacacgggCACCAtggcacgtgtgcacacaccctacccccaaataaatacataaagatatagtaataaaaaaaagtgtttgtttttaaagagcctTCTAGTACCCATAAATGGTACCTGTTTGTGAGGTGTTTCCACAGAGGATGCTGTGGGCAGAGGCAGTACAGAACCACCCTTAATGTGGGTTTCCCCCTCCAAAGGGCAACCCAGATCCGAAGAAGTCAAGAGGAAGCCTGTGCCTCCCTTCACTTCCTGCTTTCCCTGCAGGAGCCCATCCCCCTCCACtattccccctcccccgcccccagtgacatcAGGACTTCTTTGTTCTAGGGACTCCCATGCTTTGGTCCAGAGTGGGACTGCTGAGGAGTCCTTAGTCCCTACATTAGCACGCAGCCGGGATCCTGTAAGGCAATCTAATAAACCCTTCCTAGAATAGATGAATACAtattatattcatacatacacacacacacacacacacacacacacacacacacacacacacacacatatacatatatagtctaTTGGTCCTGCTCCTCTGAGAGCCCTGCCTCACAGACAGCATGGccacacctctcctctccccatgtGCTTCTGCCACTGAACCTTTGACATGGTTCCCATGAGAAACCAGGGTTGCTATTCCCTCCCTTCAGGTCAGGAATACCCCATAGCTCCACGTCACTGCTAAAGTGACAGCAAGTGGCAAGTGGCTTTGGAGACAAGGTCCTTGCAGAGCACCAGGAACCAGGCCACCATACTGTGAGGAAGCCCAAGCCATCTGTGGAGAGAAACCAAGAGCCAGGGACCAACTCACCAGCCTTGTGGTGGGTAGATGGGTCACCTGGGTGGGCCACCTTGGATGTCAACCTTTCAGCCTCATGTGACATGTCTCAATTGTAGTCTCATGAAACAGGGATGAGCTGTCTCTTTGAGCTCTGCCCAGGTTGCAGATTGGTGACCACAACAGATGTTGTTCTGTCACAAAACTGGGGCTATTCCATAGCAGCAGCAATAATCGGAACAGAAGGCACACAGGAAGGGGAAAGCTGACCACGGGGCTGGGTTGGGATGGAGGGAGGCTGAGCTCTGCCCTCTGGGGGAAGCAGGAAGCCTGTGAAGCTTGCTAAGCAGGGTGGAGGCTGATCAGAGAGTAAACTGGCAGCAGAATGAAGGGCAGAGCCACAGGGAAGCGGAGACCCAGCATCCTAACCTCCTGCCATCATGGCAGACAGAGCAGAGCCtgggcagaccaggctggcctggagcctgGTGAAAAGGGGCAAGGCATGACGAGAGAAGAAATCAACACAGATCGATACAACGCACAGGCATCCATGACAGAGGCACTGGAGTCTGAGTTGGGGGCGGAAGGGAGACAGCGCGGTGGTGAGGTCTTCCCTGCTGGAGATGCATGTCCAGAGTGCAGTGTGGCTCTGGCTCATCATCCCCCAGTCTACACGTGCTTGCAAATGTATGATCTTTCTGGATAACAATCTTGGATAATTTCTGGATAACAATACTTGATGTTTTGTTAAAACCAACGTTATTGCCATCAAGCGTTAAGTCGGACTTTATTTTCTGGACTTTTCAAAATTAGTAAACGaacttacaatttttattttatttcttattacttgactactttattttgagacagtcttactgtgtatccttggctagcctggaacttgctatgtagaccaaactagcCTCTGCCCcactcccccaagtgctgggattaaaaggcatgtgccaccacagtcagctcatttacttattttgtgtgtgtgtgtgtgtgtgtgtgtgtgtgtgtgtgtgtgtgtgtgtgaatgtgagcgcgtgcgtgcatgctcacatcagttctctcctttcactgtgggTCCTGGAAATCTAACTCAGGACACTGGGATGGATGGAGTGGCCAGTGCCTTCACCAGCTGAGCATTTCATCAGCCCACAAGCAATTTTAACTCAGGCCATTGGTGTGATTGCTGTAGTCTGAATGTTGGAGTCCCTTCAAAATCATGTTGGAGCCTAAATATTCAACATGGCGGGATTCAGCAGTAGTCATCACTATTCTATGACTATGACCACCAGTACCTGACACAAGTTAAGGGAAGGTTGGCTCGGTCTCCGAGTGACCTGGGACTTACTCAGATTGGGCTACACGTACACCTTCTTGTAGTAACCCCTAGGAAGCCTTGCTCCCTTACCTGAATGTCCTAGGCACACACCCCTCTTCAAACAATACACCTACCAACCCCAGACCCCGCCTGCATCAGGCTACACCTATACCCCTCTCTGAACACTGGGGTTACCCTTCCCTCAGTGACCACCAAGCTTAGACATTTCCTAATCAGACTCATTCCCAATACATTTTGGTCCTAGGGTAGAGGGCCAATCCAGCCTGAACTAGTTTTGAGTATGTGTGGGGAAAAAAAGTGAGCTTTGAGAGAAAATCTGTTTACCATTTTATGTTTATGCATAATTAAGCATGcacatgattaaaatcagatgcattatgaGAAATGAATACTGCATAGTAGAAAAATGATTATATGACCTAAACtgccaaacaaaacagaaatctaggcctggggagatggctcaatgattaagagccctgtctgctcttgcagaggactctggttaggttcaggacccacacggtggctcacaaccatcggtaactccagttccaggggatccagcgcccCCTTcgggcctctgtgggtactaccTGCATGTGGTGCTGAgatacacactcaggcacacacacactcaggtatacacacatacccataaaataagtattaaaaagaaaacagaaaccatcCTCATGATGGCCCTCATCAAGCAACCCTGAAGCTCATTCTGTCGCACTCTGGGAGAGGAAGCCCCCAAACAGTACCTGAGTCCCTGTGTCTTCATTGATGGTAGGCAGGCCTTGCAGTGTGTCCTTGTCTTATCTATCACTCCCTTTACATGACATTCCGGCTGCTTTGCCATCTCTGTGGGCTTTTTATTTCCACTCCTCGAGAAAAGGCGAAGAGTGTGGACACACTGCACTCCCAGCCTTGACTGCTTGTGATGTCCTGTCCTCCCACCCTGGcaaggcagacacacacacacacacacacacacacacacacacacacacacacacacacacacacacacacacatgcccaagaAGCAGAACCCCACAAGTCACAAAGGTGCTTTATTTATAAATCTCACTCAGGACGTGGGTTCTGTACCTGTAaaacaacttataaaaaaaaCAGAGGCCCTGCTCTGGCGAGAAGTCCTTGTGTGCTGTGACCTTGAGGGCCAGGGTCTGTGGTCACAGTGGCCATAGGGCAGGGTCACTTCCTCCTCACCAAGCTGGGGTCTGGCTTGGCAAGAACATGGAGATGACGGATGTCTGATCTGCCAGGGCCAGAGCCCTGCTGTGTTCCGTTGGCCACTCCTGTCTTGGTCCAGGGCCCaattctcagtcctcatccagctGCTCAGGTAGCCATGTCCCCAACACCTGGGGCAAGGGGCAGTGAGGCAAGAAGGTGCCACACAGGTCCCACCACTTGGTGACTTCTCAGGCTTCAGGGTCCAACTCTCCATCATCTTGATAACACCCCAACTCATCCATCCAGACTAGGAGAAAGAGGGGATCATCATCAGGAAGGGCTCACCTTAACAGGTCTTCTATCAGCTTCCTCCATAGGCCTAACATTCTTCACCTCAGGTTACCACCCCAGGACCCCACAACCTGGCATGAGTCCCTAAAAGCTGAGAAGGATCCCCAGTGCCTCAGATCCCCCACCACCTAGGCCCTCCTTGGAACTAGTGAGATCAGAATCTCCTTGGGTTTATAGATCTGGGGGATGTGTCAGAGCTGGGGTGCTTCCTCAGGACCCCTGGAGTATGTAACAAGTGTTCCCAATGTGCAGCGCCCTGGTCCAGTCTAGTGATAGTTCTCTCAGTGGCATCAACAGCACAGTCATGTGCAGGGCCCGAGGTCCTCAAGagacctctttctctctcttcttgtcttCCCTGCACAGAGGACGACACCAAGGCTTGGGAGTTTCCCAGCAGCACCTCTAAGGGGCAGGTGGAATTCTGGAAGCCCAGTGGAACCAAAGTGTGGGTTTGAGAGACGTTGTGGGCCACCCCTCTGGCCCTATGCGCTCTACAGTTGTCCAAACTTAAAACGAACTTCTTCCAAGGTTCAGGGGCCTCCTAAACACTCAGCTTTAGCCTGAAATGTCACCTCACAACTTTGTGGGGTAACTACCGACCTTGGGAACTTGCAGAAGAGGATGCTGTGTCTAGAGAGAGAAGTGCCCTCGGGGCAAAGCTGGGGACTTGCATCTCTGATGTCCTCTGGGTCTGCCGGGAGGCAGAGAAGCAATGGACGGGAGCCTGGCTCTCCTCCACCTTGCTGTGGGCTCTCAGGTGAGTCACTGTCCTTCCCTGGATCCTGTCCTTTCCCCTTCTCTAAAGCAGAGCTACACATAGTCCCTACAGCCCACAGTGTTGGAGTGAGGAGTAAATGAGGTGTGCATCCATCATGTAGCCTGGTGGGGGTTTCTGGGGGGAAGCCACAAAAGAGGATAACGACTGTGGTTTGGCTGGGCCTTACGCGCCGGAAGCTTGGCCCTCAGTACAGTGATGCTGAGAGCTGGCAGTTGGTGTAAGAGAGCAGCCCGATGGGCTGATGAGGTAACCGATGAGGTAACTGATGAGGTACCGGGTGTGGCTGCCCTCTGCAGGAATCCAGGGTGGTCCTCTGGGATCTGAGCTGGCTCTCTTGAGAGTCGAAAGGAACAGAGGTGGTTTCTGCCCTCCTGCCAATTCCTACCTCTCCCTGGCACCGACTCCTCTCTGGCCTGCTCAGCCATGATGCCACCCACCCCTACGGGACTCAATGGAGTTTCTCCATCACTTGTCCGtcagcctctgtgagcctcagtttgTTTGTCTGTAGCTGAGGGGGTGAGATCTATACTAAGTCCATTCCTGACCACCTGTGAGAAAATGACCCATTTTCTCAGTATGGGCCACCAGCCACAACCACCCCACCACCAACAGCCTTCTTCACCCCTTCTTCACCCCTTTGCTGTTGGAGacggacagaacccagggccttgagagCTCCACCACTGAGCGTAGGCAACCctttattcaatatttattttgagacagggtctggctaagctgcccaggctggccttgagctttctTTGGAGCTCAGgcggccttgaacttgtgatccttctgcagTAGCTTCCCCTAATAACTAGGActgtgaacccccccccccatacacacacaccaggcctAGCTCAATGCATCTCCATTCAGTGCACAAGAGAGCAGTCTCTCCTGCCAGCTCCGAGGGCATCAGCAGGAGACACCAATCTGCACCCCACCCTGTATGCTGTCTGGCCAGGAACGTTTCATatcttccctttcctcacatcTGGAAAACCCAAGGACAGCTGCAGCCTGTCGTGGGGCCATTTCCCAGTCTATCCTGTTGTCCAAGCTGCTGCAGCCAGCACCATGGAAGACGGCAGGCCCTGCTGTTGGCAGGGATGGAGCATCGTTCATTTCTAGTGAGTGGTTAAGACACGGCATGGGGGCCAGGCCAGACCAATCCATCATCCTCCCCGCTGCCAGCCAGGACCGCTCAGACAATTGCTCATCAAGCTACATCTAGCTAGGGCTGGCATCATGACAAAGGGCCCAGAGTGGAGTGGCCACAGAGTTGTCCATACACTAACAAGCTCAGGGGGAGCTGGGAACCAGGTCAGGCCCTGCAGGGCACAGAAGGGGTCCTGGGAGCTGTCTCCTGCATTGTGGTGTCGCCTCACCTGGCTGCTTGGAGTCTCTGGAAAGCCCCGTGCCCGTCGGGGTTGGGGGTGTAATGATGATGTTGGGGACACTCAGGTGTTTGTCGTTCAGCACAGGGGCCTCGTCatggttgttgctgctgctgctgctgacacaCATCTTAAAGCCTGAGGGATACAGGacatgacagagagagagcatcaggCCCTCTAGGCAGCGCCTGCCAAAGTCACTCAGTCTCTTTGCCACACTCTCAGACTGCCCGTGCTCCACAAAGAAGAAACACTGCCCTTCGCACTGCCCAGATGGGGAAGCTGAGACTCGGGAAAAGGAAATGCATCCCCAACCTTGCACAGTTCCACAAGGGCTGAGCTCGGTCTGTCCCCAGAGATACGCATGGGAGTGGGGGCCTTTGAGTGGCATCTTCTGAGGTATGAGCAGCATTTCCCAAGGTCTGTCCCCGGCCTTCTGTGATACTTCCTGTGATACAGGAAGGGACCTCGTAATGAGTTTGGGAATCGGACATATTTGTGACTGAATCCCATCTACTTTATCCTCCTCCTGGGCACTCCCAGCTCCGCCAGTCAAAGGCTCTGAGAAGTCCTGCATGAGGAAAAGATTtaggttgtggttttttttttttttttttttttttttttttttttttgttgttgttgttgttgttgttgtttttcatttttgaggcaagatctcattCTAGGCCTGTTGTAGAATAtggttttaaggtgtgttacttttgtttatgttgcatttgtttaactctgtgaagctgtgttactgtgtctgtctaaaacccctgatggtctaataaagaactgaatggccagtagcgaggcaggagaaaggataggcagggctggcaggtagagaggatatatagaaggagaaatctgggggaaagaaaggaaagaagtagccagaggaggTCATCAGGGGACAGCCggacagccacacagccacacagccacacagccagggaGTAAGAGTGAAGGTaaggttacagaagtaagaaaaaggtaaggatggagagatggctcagcggttaagagcactggctgctgctctttcagaggtcacgagttcaattcccagcaaccacatggtggctcacaaccatctatagtgggatctgataccctcttctggcataaagttgtataAGCAGATAGAGCACTAatgtacatacaataaataaataaatcttaggaaAAGGTGAAAGCCCAGAgtcaaaaggtagacgggataatttaaagttaggaaaagctggcaaaaaaaacaagccaagctaaggccgggcatttataattaagaataggcctccatgtgtgatttatttgggagctgggtggtgggctcccaaaAACAGCTTAAACAAACCACAACATAGCCCAGGTTAAGGCTAACCAGGAGCTCTCTCAGCAGTCAGGCTGTGTCCAAATGCTAGGTGATCCTTTTACCccagtcttcccagtgctgggactgcaggcacaGGCCATCACAGCACGAAAAGGCTTTCTTCTTTTAAGTGTCAGGTTTATTTATTCTACTTTATATGTTTGAAATAAGTGTCTGTGAACCaagtgcctggtgcctatggagaccagaagaaggtattggatcccttgaaacaggaggtacaggtggttgtgagctgccattgggtgctgggcaccaaacccaggtcctccgaaagagcaacaaatgcttttaacccctgagccatctctccagccctagtggAAAGGGTTTTAATTTGACCTAACCCAAGGCTTCCCAAACTTACGATGACTTTACAGTCCCCTCTGGAGGGACACCTGTTCACATCCGGAACGAAGAGTCACGAAATTCTTCATCCCCTTCACCCCTTTGCTTGTGCTGGCCCCCCTGCCTGAAATGCACTCTCTTCCCTTGCCAGGGGAGTGAGCTCCTGTCCATCCCTCAATCTAGCATAGCATGTTCCTctttgaggaaattggctcaggcTGTGCCCTCACGACCTCTTCGACCTGTCTGTGCTCACTTATTCACGGGCACTGGGAGGGCAGTTCTTACCTCTGCTTTGGCCGAGGGCACCTGGAGTAACCACCATTTCCTTATTGGTCCCCTGAGCCCAGCAGAGTCTGGAGCAGAGTAAGTGATagagttttaaaatttacattaaaaaatcaaGACCTTC is a genomic window of Peromyscus maniculatus bairdii isolate BWxNUB_F1_BW_parent chromosome 5, HU_Pman_BW_mat_3.1, whole genome shotgun sequence containing:
- the C5H16orf74 gene encoding uncharacterized protein C16orf74 homolog isoform X2, which translates into the protein MWSAGLQRRRHGAEALLSERLCWAQGTNKEMVVTPGALGQSRGFKMCVSSSSSNNHDEAPVLNDKHLSVPNIIITPPTPTGTGLSRDSKQPVWMDELGCYQDDGELDPEA
- the C5H16orf74 gene encoding uncharacterized protein C16orf74 homolog isoform X1, with protein sequence MTPAARGCRRVAWCPARPPASAPSAPQKEACRGGAMGLKPSCLKGFKMCVSSSSSNNHDEAPVLNDKHLSVPNIIITPPTPTGTGLSRDSKQPVWMDELGCYQDDGELDPEA
- the C5H16orf74 gene encoding uncharacterized protein C16orf74 homolog isoform X3 yields the protein MWALTRTLEKSAERVTDGRLHAVACRGGAMGLKPSCLKGFKMCVSSSSSNNHDEAPVLNDKHLSVPNIIITPPTPTGTGLSRDSKQPVWMDELGCYQDDGELDPEA